The following are from one region of the Betta splendens chromosome 15, fBetSpl5.4, whole genome shotgun sequence genome:
- the cdk1 gene encoding cyclin-dependent kinase 1 isoform X2: MMDDYLKIEKIGEGTYGVVYKGRHKATGQVVAMKKIRLESEEEGVPSTAVREVSLLQELKHPNVVRLLDVLMQESRLYLIFEFLSMDLKKYLDSIPSGQYMDPMLVKSYLYQILEGIYFCHCRRILHRDLKPQNLLIDNKGVIKLADFGLARAFGVPVRVYTHEVVTLWYRAPEVLLGSPRYSTPVDVWSTGTIFAELATKKPLFHGDSEIDQLFRIFRTLGTPNNDVWPEVESLPDYKNTFPKWKSGNLSSMVKNLDKNGLDLLAKTLTYNPPKRISAREAMTHPYFDDLDKSTLPAATSNKV, from the exons ATGATGGATGATTATTTGAAAATAGAGAAAATTGGTGAAG GGACATATGGAGTGGTGTATAAGGGCAGGCACAAGGCCACAGGCCAGGTTGTTGCTATGAAGAAGATTCGTCTGGAGAGTGAGGAAGAGGGAGTTCCCAGCACTGCTGTCCGAGAAGTGtctctgcttcaggagctgaagCATCCCAATGTTGTACG ACTTCTGGATGTCCTGATGCAAGAGTCTCGTCTCTACCTCATCTTTGAGTTCCTTTCCATGGACCTGAAGAAGTACCTGGACTCCATTCCTTCTGGCCAGTACATGGACCCTATGTTGGTCAAG AGCTACCTTTATCAAATCTTGGAGGGTATTTACTTCTGCCACTGTCGTCGCATCCTCCACCGGGACCTAAAACCCCAAAACCTTCTGATTGACAACAAGGGGGTTATTAAACTGGCTGATTTTGGCTTGGCTCGTGCCTTTGGTGTTCCTGTGAGGGTCTACACACATGAG gTTGTTACGCTCTGGTACCGAGCACCAGAAGTTCTTCTGGGTTCACCCCGATATTCAACCCCTGTTGATGTTTGGAGCACTGGCACCATTTTTGCTGAACTTGCCACAAAGAAGCCCCTGTTCCACGGAGACTCTGAAATAGACCAGCTCTTCAGGATTTTTCG CACTTTGGGAACTCCTAATAATGATGTGTGGCCAGAAGTAGAGAGCCTTCCTGACTACAAAAACACTTTTCCTAAGTGGAAATCTGGAAATCTGTCATCAATGGTAAAAAACCTGGATAAGAATGGCCTTGACCTACTCGCG AAAACATTGACCTACAATCCTCCAAAGAGAATCTCTGCCCGGGAGGCCATGACTCACCCATACTTCGATGATTTGGATAAATCCACTTTGCCTGCAGCCACCAGCAACAAAGTTTAA
- the cdk1 gene encoding cyclin-dependent kinase 1 isoform X1: MSAVRISEKVMMDDYLKIEKIGEGTYGVVYKGRHKATGQVVAMKKIRLESEEEGVPSTAVREVSLLQELKHPNVVRLLDVLMQESRLYLIFEFLSMDLKKYLDSIPSGQYMDPMLVKSYLYQILEGIYFCHCRRILHRDLKPQNLLIDNKGVIKLADFGLARAFGVPVRVYTHEVVTLWYRAPEVLLGSPRYSTPVDVWSTGTIFAELATKKPLFHGDSEIDQLFRIFRTLGTPNNDVWPEVESLPDYKNTFPKWKSGNLSSMVKNLDKNGLDLLAKTLTYNPPKRISAREAMTHPYFDDLDKSTLPAATSNKV, encoded by the exons ATGTCGGCTGTTAGAATATCAGAAAAA GTAATGATGGATGATTATTTGAAAATAGAGAAAATTGGTGAAG GGACATATGGAGTGGTGTATAAGGGCAGGCACAAGGCCACAGGCCAGGTTGTTGCTATGAAGAAGATTCGTCTGGAGAGTGAGGAAGAGGGAGTTCCCAGCACTGCTGTCCGAGAAGTGtctctgcttcaggagctgaagCATCCCAATGTTGTACG ACTTCTGGATGTCCTGATGCAAGAGTCTCGTCTCTACCTCATCTTTGAGTTCCTTTCCATGGACCTGAAGAAGTACCTGGACTCCATTCCTTCTGGCCAGTACATGGACCCTATGTTGGTCAAG AGCTACCTTTATCAAATCTTGGAGGGTATTTACTTCTGCCACTGTCGTCGCATCCTCCACCGGGACCTAAAACCCCAAAACCTTCTGATTGACAACAAGGGGGTTATTAAACTGGCTGATTTTGGCTTGGCTCGTGCCTTTGGTGTTCCTGTGAGGGTCTACACACATGAG gTTGTTACGCTCTGGTACCGAGCACCAGAAGTTCTTCTGGGTTCACCCCGATATTCAACCCCTGTTGATGTTTGGAGCACTGGCACCATTTTTGCTGAACTTGCCACAAAGAAGCCCCTGTTCCACGGAGACTCTGAAATAGACCAGCTCTTCAGGATTTTTCG CACTTTGGGAACTCCTAATAATGATGTGTGGCCAGAAGTAGAGAGCCTTCCTGACTACAAAAACACTTTTCCTAAGTGGAAATCTGGAAATCTGTCATCAATGGTAAAAAACCTGGATAAGAATGGCCTTGACCTACTCGCG AAAACATTGACCTACAATCCTCCAAAGAGAATCTCTGCCCGGGAGGCCATGACTCACCCATACTTCGATGATTTGGATAAATCCACTTTGCCTGCAGCCACCAGCAACAAAGTTTAA